One Salinimonas marina DNA segment encodes these proteins:
- the gndA gene encoding NADP-dependent phosphogluconate dehydrogenase: MHKEDGKAQPEKNCDVGFIGLGVMGANLTLNLADNGYRVACFDLDQSKVDAILAKEAAERGDDSTPRIEGCSSYTELLSKLKAPHLIILSVPAGDPVDHVCNHLIDAGIKADDIVIDTGNSLWTDSVQREEQYKSKFIFFTTAVSGGEVGARFGPSLMPSGNPYAWTRIEPVLTAIAAKVDPVTGKPIESRTPGQPVTEGEPCATYIGTMGAGHYVKMVHNGIEYADMQLICEAYQIMRTSLRMSAAEIAKVFRRWNEGKLNSYLMEISAEVLEQTDPDTGMPLVDVILDKAGQKGTGLWTAVSALQVGSPAQTITSAVFARSISGLKEERVKASEILHGPEVQTLDDDAKMKAVHQLEQALYCSKICAYAQGFQLMATAAKEHEWDLEFGEIAKIWRAGCIIRAVFLQSIAQAYENNEDLENLLLDPFFADQITQMQSDWRESIAQATLAGIPCPAMMSALSYYDSYRTAVLPANLLQGQRDYFGAHTYQRIDKPAGKKFHLDWSHPDRPQVAVKK; this comes from the coding sequence ATGCACAAAGAAGATGGAAAGGCCCAGCCCGAAAAAAACTGCGATGTCGGTTTTATTGGATTAGGCGTGATGGGGGCAAATCTGACCCTGAATTTGGCCGACAACGGCTACCGCGTAGCCTGCTTTGATTTAGACCAAAGCAAAGTTGATGCTATTTTGGCCAAAGAAGCGGCTGAACGTGGTGATGACTCTACCCCTCGCATTGAAGGCTGCAGTTCCTATACTGAACTGTTAAGCAAATTAAAAGCACCCCATTTAATTATCTTGTCAGTACCTGCCGGCGACCCGGTAGATCATGTCTGCAACCATCTTATCGATGCTGGTATCAAAGCCGACGATATTGTTATTGATACCGGCAACAGTCTGTGGACCGACTCGGTGCAGCGCGAAGAACAATACAAAAGTAAATTCATCTTCTTTACTACCGCGGTATCCGGTGGTGAGGTGGGGGCGCGTTTTGGTCCGTCTTTAATGCCGTCTGGCAATCCTTATGCATGGACCCGAATTGAACCCGTGCTGACGGCGATTGCGGCCAAGGTAGACCCGGTGACGGGTAAACCTATTGAAAGCCGTACACCCGGGCAGCCGGTCACCGAAGGCGAGCCGTGTGCGACTTACATCGGCACCATGGGCGCCGGGCACTACGTAAAAATGGTCCACAATGGTATCGAATACGCAGACATGCAGCTGATTTGCGAAGCCTACCAAATCATGCGTACCTCACTGCGTATGTCGGCTGCTGAGATTGCCAAAGTCTTTCGTCGCTGGAATGAAGGCAAGCTGAACAGCTATCTGATGGAAATCAGTGCCGAAGTGCTGGAACAAACGGACCCGGACACGGGGATGCCGCTGGTGGATGTTATTTTAGATAAAGCAGGCCAGAAAGGCACCGGCTTGTGGACGGCGGTTAGTGCGTTGCAGGTGGGCAGCCCGGCTCAAACCATTACCTCCGCAGTGTTTGCCCGCAGTATTTCGGGGTTGAAGGAAGAGCGGGTTAAAGCCAGTGAAATTCTGCATGGCCCCGAGGTGCAAACACTGGATGATGATGCCAAGATGAAAGCGGTGCACCAGTTAGAGCAAGCATTGTATTGCTCTAAGATCTGCGCCTATGCACAGGGGTTTCAGTTGATGGCCACTGCTGCCAAAGAGCATGAATGGGATCTGGAATTTGGCGAAATCGCCAAAATCTGGCGCGCAGGCTGTATTATTCGGGCAGTATTTTTACAGTCCATAGCCCAGGCCTACGAGAACAATGAAGATCTTGAAAATCTGTTGCTGGATCCGTTTTTTGCTGATCAGATAACCCAGATGCAGTCGGACTGGCGCGAATCGATTGCCCAGGCCACGCTGGCGGGTATTCCGTGCCCGGCAATGATGTCGGCACTAAGTTATTATGACTCTTATCGGACCGCGGTATTGCCGGCGAATTTATTGCAAGGTCAGCGTGACTATTTTGGTGCGCATACCTATCAGCGTATTGATAAACCGGCGGGTAAGAAGTTTCATCTGGACTGGAGTCATCCGGATCGCCCCCAGGTGGCAGTTAAAAAATAG
- the msrB gene encoding peptide-methionine (R)-S-oxide reductase MsrB, with the protein MTDKYKDTLSDEAYWVTRQAGTERPFTGALLNETRDGYYLCKCCGAKLFPAETKFDAGCGWPSFYDQSDDSNVGFREDHTHGMARTEIFCKQCDAHLGHVFPDGPEPTGQRYCVNSLSMNFTSNEGDKVEG; encoded by the coding sequence ATGACTGATAAATACAAAGACACCTTATCCGATGAAGCCTATTGGGTTACCCGGCAAGCCGGCACCGAACGGCCGTTTACCGGCGCATTACTAAATGAAACCCGCGACGGTTATTATTTATGTAAATGCTGCGGGGCCAAGCTGTTTCCGGCTGAAACCAAGTTTGACGCCGGCTGTGGCTGGCCCTCGTTTTACGATCAAAGTGATGACAGCAATGTCGGATTTCGCGAAGACCACACCCACGGTATGGCCCGTACGGAAATTTTTTGCAAACAGTGCGATGCGCATTTGGGCCATGTGTTTCCCGACGGCCCTGAACCCACCGGCCAGCGTTATTGTGTCAATTCCTTGTCAATGAACTTTACCTCAAACGAGGGCGATAAGGTTGAAGGCTAA